The proteins below come from a single Caulobacter segnis ATCC 21756 genomic window:
- a CDS encoding acyl-CoA thioesterase: MSRLFVPPSDAFSLTFEPKASDIDANGHVNNVVYLGWAQDLAIAHWEAWASDEQRAPWSWVARRHEIDYRRELLPGEIATGYTWVGELKGPRFERYVRIDGPDGEMCAQSRTDWVLIDIAAKRPARVLPWMVERFTPKG, from the coding sequence GTGAGCCGGCTGTTCGTCCCGCCCTCTGACGCCTTTTCCCTGACCTTCGAGCCCAAGGCGTCGGACATCGACGCCAACGGCCACGTCAACAACGTGGTCTATCTGGGCTGGGCGCAGGACCTCGCCATCGCCCATTGGGAAGCCTGGGCCAGCGACGAGCAGCGGGCGCCGTGGAGCTGGGTCGCGCGCCGTCACGAGATAGACTACCGCCGCGAGCTGCTGCCGGGCGAGATCGCCACGGGCTACACCTGGGTCGGCGAGCTGAAGGGACCGCGCTTCGAGCGCTATGTCCGCATCGACGGCCCCGACGGCGAGATGTGCGCCCAGAGCCGCACGGATTGGGTCCTGATCGATATCGCCGCCAAGCGCCCCGCGCGGGTGCTTCCCTGGATGGTCGAGCGCTTCACGCCGAAGGGCTGA
- the grxD gene encoding Grx4 family monothiol glutaredoxin has protein sequence MTDAATSPALDFIAKTVAENPVVVFMKGVPDQPRCGFSSVVVQILDHLGVAFVGVDVLQDDDLRQGVKTFTDWPTIPQLYVKGEFVGGSDIVREMFQSGELKTFLAEQGVLAA, from the coding sequence ATGACCGACGCCGCCACCTCCCCCGCCCTCGACTTCATCGCCAAGACCGTGGCCGAGAACCCGGTCGTGGTGTTCATGAAGGGCGTGCCCGATCAGCCGCGCTGCGGTTTCTCGTCGGTCGTGGTGCAGATCCTCGACCACCTGGGCGTCGCGTTCGTCGGCGTCGACGTCTTGCAGGACGACGATCTGCGCCAGGGCGTCAAGACCTTCACCGACTGGCCGACCATCCCCCAGCTCTATGTGAAGGGCGAATTCGTCGGCGGCAGCGACATCGTCCGCGAGATGTTCCAGTCGGGCGAGCTGAAGACCTTCCTGGCCGAACAAGGCGTGCTCGCGGCGTAA
- a CDS encoding aldo-keto reductase family protein: protein MRYRPFGKSGVAISALTLRLGDAVGHEAPAARDLVLAALDCGVNSIQIDGVMDGLRQGAREAFAAVERQELFVTLRVRGAPEQTLTAAFAALGLDRTNLVLVNDPQGPSLPPALESDLRALRQKDDAPGLGVATRGEIDPVLLGSDLLTAVATPFNLASGLAERQRLRDAERQGLAVFGEDFWPQALREGGRPLPRPSLWRRRTDPLLDIGGYDFLDDTPGWSSDEICLAYALTEPALTSVCVTVDRAAEIQRLASVVDRELPDGVRAQIELARFSAQEREKAASRA from the coding sequence GTGCGCTATCGTCCCTTTGGCAAGTCGGGCGTGGCGATATCGGCGCTGACCTTGCGCCTGGGCGACGCCGTGGGCCACGAGGCCCCGGCCGCGCGCGATCTCGTGCTCGCGGCGCTGGACTGCGGCGTCAACAGCATCCAGATCGACGGCGTCATGGATGGACTGAGGCAAGGCGCCCGAGAGGCTTTCGCCGCCGTCGAGCGCCAAGAGCTGTTCGTCACCTTGCGGGTGCGAGGCGCGCCGGAGCAAACGCTGACGGCCGCGTTCGCGGCGCTAGGCCTGGACCGGACGAACCTCGTCCTGGTCAACGATCCGCAAGGCCCGTCCCTGCCTCCGGCCCTGGAGAGCGATCTGCGCGCCCTGCGCCAGAAGGACGACGCCCCCGGCCTAGGTGTCGCCACACGCGGCGAGATCGATCCGGTTCTGCTGGGCAGCGACCTGCTGACCGCCGTCGCCACCCCGTTCAACCTGGCCTCGGGCCTCGCCGAACGCCAACGCCTCCGCGACGCCGAGCGCCAGGGCCTGGCGGTCTTTGGCGAGGATTTCTGGCCGCAGGCCCTCCGTGAGGGCGGACGGCCCCTCCCCCGCCCCTCACTGTGGCGGCGACGCACCGATCCGCTGCTGGACATCGGCGGCTATGATTTCCTGGATGACACGCCGGGCTGGAGCAGCGACGAGATCTGCCTCGCCTATGCCCTGACCGAACCGGCCCTGACCTCGGTCTGCGTCACCGTCGATCGGGCCGCCGAGATCCAGCGGCTGGCGTCTGTCGTCGATCGCGAGCTGCCTGACGGCGTCCGCGCTCAGATCGAGCTAGCCCGCTTTTCGGCTCAGGAACGTGAAAAGGCCGCCAGTCGGGCTTGA
- a CDS encoding BolA/IbaG family iron-sulfur metabolism protein gives MPMSHAELEARLTAAFPDSEIVLTDLAGDNDHWKARIVSPAFKGLPRVRQHQLVNRALADVLGGTLHALALETAAPAD, from the coding sequence GTGCCCATGTCCCACGCCGAGCTCGAAGCCCGCCTCACCGCGGCCTTCCCCGATTCCGAGATCGTGCTCACAGACCTGGCCGGCGACAACGACCATTGGAAGGCGCGGATCGTTTCGCCCGCCTTCAAGGGCTTGCCCCGCGTGCGCCAGCACCAGTTGGTCAACAGGGCGCTGGCCGACGTGCTGGGCGGAACCCTGCACGCCTTGGCCCTCGAAACCGCCGCCCCCGCCGACTAG
- a CDS encoding M20/M25/M40 family metallo-hydrolase, giving the protein MSVAHPAFAGPGDKALEDVRILSADDMQGRAPGTPGSEKARAYILSRFAQLGLTPIGERFEQPFTFAKRDGSTVQGVNLIARIRGTEGGKAMVVSAHYDHLGVRDGEIYNGADDNASGVAGLLAVAEAFKAQPPKHDVIFAVVDAEEGGLRGARAFAAAPPVPLETIALNVNFDMLSKNPKNELYVSGTAPFPYLKPILVKVAMTAPVTLKLGHDTDAEGKENNWTNQSDHYAFAEKGLPWVYFGVEDHPEYHKPADDFATVPQDFFKRSVATVVQASLALERELDSVAKASGR; this is encoded by the coding sequence ATGAGCGTTGCGCATCCCGCCTTCGCCGGGCCGGGCGATAAGGCGTTGGAGGACGTCCGCATCCTGTCGGCCGACGACATGCAGGGGCGCGCTCCTGGCACGCCGGGGTCGGAGAAGGCCAGGGCCTATATCCTCTCGCGCTTCGCCCAGCTCGGCCTTACGCCCATCGGCGAGCGGTTCGAGCAGCCGTTCACCTTCGCCAAGCGCGACGGCTCGACCGTCCAGGGCGTGAACCTGATCGCGCGCATCAGGGGTACGGAAGGCGGCAAGGCGATGGTCGTCTCGGCCCACTACGACCACCTCGGCGTCCGCGACGGCGAGATCTACAACGGCGCCGATGACAACGCCTCAGGCGTGGCCGGCCTGCTGGCCGTGGCCGAGGCGTTCAAGGCCCAGCCGCCCAAGCATGATGTGATCTTCGCGGTGGTCGACGCCGAGGAAGGCGGCCTGCGCGGCGCCCGCGCCTTCGCCGCCGCGCCCCCCGTTCCGCTGGAGACGATCGCGCTGAACGTCAATTTCGACATGCTCAGCAAGAACCCGAAGAACGAACTCTACGTCTCCGGGACCGCGCCGTTCCCGTATCTGAAGCCGATCCTGGTCAAGGTGGCGATGACCGCGCCCGTCACCCTGAAGCTGGGTCACGACACCGACGCGGAAGGCAAGGAGAACAACTGGACCAACCAGTCCGACCACTACGCTTTCGCTGAAAAGGGCCTGCCCTGGGTCTATTTCGGCGTCGAGGACCATCCCGAGTATCATAAGCCCGCCGACGACTTCGCCACGGTGCCCCAGGACTTCTTCAAGCGTTCCGTGGCGACCGTGGTCCAAGCGAGCCTGGCGCTGGAACGAGAACTGGATAGCGTCGCCAAGGCGTCCGGGCGCTAG
- a CDS encoding PAS domain-containing hybrid sensor histidine kinase/response regulator — protein MGSYAGRQKINIAGVKERVLKALPIVAMIVGAALAADYVLNVLIRGAPSDFTPATTVIIASIVASPLTYWLTGQRLHLEELRDALSASLQSKQKAVEEAEEALAKYREVDRLYHLLGDNLTDHVALWSPKGERLYSSPSIERISGYSAEEFLNLPPTAMVSGPDFKRVQNVIRGLTPGGPPASVDYECFRKDGSVMWLESSYSRLGDGSGILLVTSRDITERKRLELDIAKALELAEAASAAKSDFLANMTHELRTPLTAIIGFAEVLRRSGRLDETAARQAGHILDASNTLLSVVNDVLDFSRLEAAGLELDPAPFDPAAMASSCATLVEERAGAKGLAVVVETAEAIAPMNLDGSRLSQVLLNFLSNAVKFTARGAITVRLSQVVEGDQAVLRGEVIDTGIGIAPENREAIFDRFSQADAAVSRRFGGTGLGLAISRRIIEHMGGRIGVDSVEGEGSTFWFEVRGPVADAPSAPTDIVEPLNAESGVRLLLVEDNAVNRELVRAMLEPFGVVVETANDGVAGVEAMRQGEFDLVLMDVQMPVKDGLTATREIRALEGARGAATPIIAMTANVLPEQVANCLAAGMDDHLGKPISPSKLLEAVARWSGRSHAA, from the coding sequence GTGGGGTCATACGCAGGGAGGCAGAAGATCAATATCGCCGGCGTGAAGGAGCGTGTGCTCAAGGCCTTGCCGATCGTCGCCATGATCGTTGGCGCAGCGTTGGCGGCCGACTACGTTCTCAACGTTTTGATACGCGGGGCTCCGTCGGATTTCACGCCCGCGACAACCGTGATCATCGCCTCGATCGTGGCCTCGCCTCTGACCTACTGGCTGACCGGCCAACGCCTCCACCTCGAGGAGCTGCGCGACGCGCTTTCCGCCAGCCTTCAAAGCAAGCAAAAGGCGGTCGAGGAAGCCGAGGAAGCCCTCGCCAAGTATCGCGAGGTCGATCGGCTGTACCACCTCCTCGGCGACAACCTGACCGACCACGTCGCCCTTTGGAGTCCGAAGGGCGAGCGGCTCTACAGCTCTCCCAGCATCGAACGGATCTCAGGCTACAGCGCCGAGGAGTTCCTGAACCTGCCGCCGACAGCCATGGTCAGCGGACCGGACTTCAAGCGCGTCCAGAACGTGATACGCGGCCTCACCCCAGGCGGGCCGCCCGCCAGCGTCGACTATGAGTGCTTCCGCAAGGACGGGTCCGTCATGTGGCTGGAGAGCTCCTATTCGCGTTTGGGCGACGGTTCGGGCATCCTGCTGGTGACCTCGCGCGACATCACCGAACGCAAGCGGCTGGAGCTGGATATCGCCAAGGCGCTGGAGTTGGCCGAGGCGGCCTCGGCCGCCAAGTCCGACTTCCTGGCCAACATGACCCACGAGCTGCGCACGCCGCTCACCGCGATCATCGGCTTCGCCGAGGTGCTGCGTCGGTCGGGACGGCTGGACGAGACGGCCGCTCGTCAGGCGGGCCATATTCTCGACGCCAGCAACACCCTGCTCAGCGTCGTCAACGACGTGCTGGACTTCTCGCGCCTGGAGGCGGCCGGCCTGGAGCTGGACCCCGCGCCTTTCGATCCCGCCGCCATGGCCTCGTCCTGCGCCACCCTGGTCGAGGAGCGGGCGGGCGCCAAGGGCCTGGCCGTCGTCGTGGAGACCGCGGAAGCCATCGCGCCGATGAACCTGGACGGCTCCCGCCTGTCGCAGGTTCTGCTGAACTTCCTGTCCAACGCGGTGAAGTTCACCGCCCGCGGCGCGATCACGGTGCGGCTGAGCCAGGTGGTCGAGGGCGATCAGGCGGTGCTGCGCGGCGAGGTGATCGATACCGGCATCGGCATCGCGCCCGAGAACCGCGAGGCGATCTTCGACCGCTTCTCGCAGGCTGACGCGGCCGTTTCGCGACGGTTTGGCGGCACTGGCCTGGGCCTGGCCATCTCGCGCCGCATCATCGAGCATATGGGCGGCCGGATCGGCGTCGACAGCGTCGAGGGCGAGGGCTCCACCTTCTGGTTCGAGGTGCGGGGGCCTGTGGCCGACGCGCCCTCGGCCCCCACCGACATCGTCGAGCCTCTCAACGCGGAGTCCGGAGTCCGGCTGCTGCTGGTCGAGGACAACGCCGTGAACCGCGAACTGGTCCGGGCGATGCTGGAGCCGTTCGGCGTGGTCGTGGAAACCGCCAACGACGGCGTCGCCGGCGTCGAGGCCATGCGGCAAGGCGAGTTCGACCTGGTGCTGATGGACGTTCAGATGCCGGTCAAGGACGGCCTCACCGCCACCCGCGAAATTCGGGCCCTGGAAGGCGCGCGGGGCGCGGCGACGCCGATTATCGCCATGACCGCCAACGTGCTGCCCGAACAGGTCGCCAACTGCCTGGCCGCCGGCATGGACGACCACCTGGGTAAGCCGATCAGCCCGTCGAAGCTCCTGGAGGCGGTGGCGCGTTGGTCGGGCCGAAGTCACGCGGCCTAG
- a CDS encoding sensor histidine kinase, producing the protein MGTDFAACATWGPEQTLIYNAAYIPFLGARHPEALGRPIHEVWSDVWDDIAPLIQKARAGERVYMENMHLVMTRNGSPEDTYWTFSYSPLRDGDRVEGIIDIAIETTGQVVLERERALVMGETTHRLKNTLALVQAIAQQTLRDVPDRERVQAFDDRLHALASAHDVLLQHEWNGADLQGLVETALGRLVDRARFHVEGPQLVVKAPIAQNVSLLIHELATNAIKYGALTRADGRVLVRWTREDGAVFMEWRERGGPPATAPKRKGFGSRLVGLGLTGNGGVERDFGPEGLTVRLTAPVESLLEI; encoded by the coding sequence ATGGGGACCGATTTCGCGGCTTGCGCGACTTGGGGTCCCGAGCAGACGCTGATCTATAACGCCGCCTATATTCCGTTTCTGGGAGCCCGGCATCCGGAGGCCTTGGGCCGGCCAATTCACGAGGTCTGGTCAGACGTCTGGGACGACATCGCGCCCCTGATCCAAAAAGCCAGGGCGGGCGAGAGAGTCTACATGGAGAACATGCACCTGGTGATGACCAGGAACGGTTCTCCCGAAGACACCTACTGGACCTTCTCCTACAGCCCCTTGCGTGACGGCGATCGGGTCGAGGGCATTATCGACATCGCCATCGAAACGACGGGGCAGGTCGTGCTCGAGCGGGAACGCGCGCTGGTGATGGGCGAGACCACTCACCGGCTGAAGAATACCCTGGCCCTGGTGCAGGCCATCGCCCAGCAGACACTTCGCGACGTCCCGGACCGGGAGCGCGTTCAGGCCTTCGATGACAGGCTCCACGCCCTGGCCAGCGCCCATGACGTGCTTCTGCAACACGAGTGGAACGGCGCGGATCTGCAGGGTCTCGTTGAGACGGCCTTGGGGCGCCTGGTCGACCGCGCCCGGTTTCATGTCGAAGGGCCGCAGTTGGTGGTGAAGGCGCCGATCGCCCAGAACGTCTCGCTGCTGATCCACGAATTGGCCACCAATGCGATCAAGTACGGCGCCCTGACCCGGGCCGACGGCCGTGTGTTGGTCCGCTGGACCCGCGAGGACGGCGCTGTGTTCATGGAATGGCGCGAACGGGGAGGGCCGCCCGCCACCGCGCCCAAGCGCAAGGGTTTCGGATCCCGCCTTGTCGGCTTGGGTCTGACTGGAAATGGCGGCGTCGAAAGGGATTTCGGGCCGGAGGGTCTGACGGTTCGTCTTACGGCCCCGGTCGAGAGCCTGCTGGAGATCTAG
- the purL gene encoding phosphoribosylformylglycinamidine synthase subunit PurL, producing the protein MSTPQKPMAELAAEFGLKPAEYDVVLKRLGREPNLVELGVFSVMWSEHCSYKSSKNQLKKFPISGPRVICGPGENAGVIDIGDGDAIIFKMESHNHPSYIEPYQGAATGVGGIMRDVFTMGARPIALLNALRFGEPDHPKTKRLVDGVVAGIAGYGNCVGVPTVAGETNFHKGYNGNILVNAMCVGLAKADSIFYSAAPGPGLAVVYFGSKTGRDGIHGATMSSAEFSEDSEEKRPTVQVGDPFAEKLLIEATLELMATGAVAAIQDMGAAGLTSSSVEMAGKGGVGIELNMDMVPQREEGMSAYEMMLSESQERMLAVLKPGREQDGHAIFEKWGLDAAVIGYTTDTGRLVLKHHGETVCDVPLAPLFDDAPLYDRPWVQPKLDPRLDPGSIPAPIDWTQAVLKVVGCPDMASKRWLWEQYDRHVMADTLEDSATGCDAGIVRIHDSGKAIAVTSDCTPRYVQADPYEGGKQAVAEAWRNLTAAGALPIAITDNLNFGSPEKPETMGQIVRATDGMAEACRALDFPVVSGNVSLYNETNGVAIPPTPTVGAVGLLEDYDLRTGFGNVAEGDTLVLIGETHGELGASIYLREILGREDGAPPPVDLAAERKNGDFVRGLISSGLVAGVHDLSDGGLLVAAADVALASKVGVALNATSQAHAHPYLFGEDQARYLIATPDADAVLEAAKEAGVHAMVAGVAGGETFASEGLFSIPLATLRAAHEAWLPGYMNAPKA; encoded by the coding sequence ATGAGCACGCCCCAAAAGCCCATGGCCGAATTGGCCGCCGAGTTCGGCCTGAAACCCGCCGAGTACGACGTCGTTCTGAAGCGTCTGGGCCGCGAGCCCAACCTGGTGGAGCTGGGCGTCTTTTCGGTGATGTGGTCCGAGCACTGCTCGTACAAGTCCTCGAAGAACCAGCTGAAGAAGTTCCCGATCAGCGGTCCGCGCGTGATCTGCGGCCCGGGCGAGAACGCCGGCGTGATCGATATCGGCGACGGCGACGCGATCATCTTCAAGATGGAAAGCCACAACCACCCCTCGTATATCGAGCCCTACCAGGGCGCGGCGACGGGCGTGGGCGGCATCATGCGCGACGTCTTCACGATGGGCGCGCGGCCGATCGCGCTGTTGAACGCCCTGCGCTTCGGTGAGCCCGACCATCCCAAGACCAAGCGCCTGGTCGACGGCGTGGTCGCCGGCATCGCCGGCTACGGCAACTGCGTCGGCGTGCCGACCGTCGCGGGCGAGACCAATTTCCACAAGGGCTACAACGGCAACATCCTGGTCAACGCCATGTGCGTGGGCCTGGCCAAGGCCGACAGCATCTTCTACTCGGCCGCCCCGGGCCCGGGCCTGGCGGTCGTCTATTTCGGCTCCAAGACCGGCCGCGACGGCATCCACGGCGCGACCATGTCCTCGGCCGAGTTCTCGGAGGACTCCGAGGAGAAGCGTCCGACCGTGCAAGTCGGCGACCCCTTCGCCGAAAAGTTGCTGATCGAGGCGACGCTGGAGCTGATGGCCACCGGCGCGGTCGCCGCCATCCAGGACATGGGCGCGGCGGGCTTGACGTCCTCGTCGGTCGAGATGGCCGGCAAGGGCGGCGTCGGCATCGAGCTGAACATGGACATGGTTCCTCAGCGCGAAGAAGGCATGAGCGCCTACGAGATGATGCTGTCGGAAAGCCAGGAGCGCATGCTGGCGGTTCTGAAGCCCGGCCGCGAGCAGGACGGCCACGCCATCTTCGAGAAATGGGGCCTGGACGCCGCCGTCATCGGCTACACGACGGACACCGGCCGGCTGGTGCTGAAGCACCACGGCGAGACCGTTTGCGACGTGCCGCTGGCCCCGTTGTTCGACGATGCGCCGCTGTATGACCGTCCCTGGGTCCAGCCCAAGCTCGACCCACGCCTCGACCCGGGGAGCATCCCGGCCCCGATCGATTGGACGCAAGCGGTGCTGAAGGTCGTCGGCTGCCCCGACATGGCCTCCAAGCGCTGGCTGTGGGAGCAGTACGACCGTCACGTCATGGCCGACACGCTGGAAGACAGCGCCACCGGCTGCGACGCGGGCATCGTGCGCATCCACGACAGCGGCAAGGCCATCGCGGTCACCAGCGACTGCACTCCGCGCTACGTCCAGGCCGACCCGTACGAGGGCGGCAAGCAGGCGGTCGCCGAGGCTTGGCGCAACCTGACGGCCGCCGGCGCCCTGCCGATCGCCATCACCGACAACCTGAACTTCGGCAGCCCCGAAAAGCCCGAGACCATGGGCCAGATCGTCCGGGCCACCGACGGCATGGCCGAGGCCTGCCGCGCGCTGGACTTCCCGGTCGTGTCGGGCAACGTCAGCCTCTACAACGAGACCAACGGCGTCGCCATTCCGCCAACCCCGACCGTCGGCGCCGTGGGCCTGCTCGAGGACTACGACCTGCGCACGGGCTTCGGCAACGTGGCCGAGGGCGACACGCTGGTGCTGATCGGCGAGACCCACGGCGAGCTCGGCGCTTCCATCTATCTGCGCGAGATCCTGGGCCGCGAGGACGGCGCCCCGCCGCCGGTCGACCTGGCCGCCGAGCGCAAGAATGGCGACTTCGTGCGCGGCCTGATCAGCTCGGGCCTGGTCGCGGGCGTCCACGACCTGTCGGACGGCGGCCTGCTGGTCGCCGCGGCCGATGTGGCCCTGGCCAGCAAGGTCGGCGTCGCCCTGAACGCCACCAGCCAAGCTCACGCGCATCCGTACCTGTTCGGTGAAGACCAGGCTCGCTACCTGATCGCCACGCCCGACGCCGACGCAGTTCTGGAGGCGGCCAAGGAAGCCGGCGTCCACGCCATGGTCGCTGGCGTCGCCGGCGGCGAGACCTTCGCCTCTGAAGGCCTGTTCAGCATCCCGCTCGCGACCCTGCGCGCGGCGCACGAAGCTTGGCTGCCGGGCTACATGAACGCGCCCAAGGCCTGA
- a CDS encoding endonuclease/exonuclease/phosphatase family protein, which yields MAEITDPPPQVVLDDLSALSTVLAQIPPKTDGDNLLIGTWNIRAFGNLTKTWASQPGDSPRRDFHACVLIAEVLSRFDIVAIQEVKANLRALRHTLKRLGPDYGFVMTDVTYGQPGNGERLAYVFDTRRVKLSGLACELVVPEDIDTPFSSPANAFQRQFVRTPYAVGFQAGEQTVVLVTLHVIYGAASQDRVAELTGIAKWLRQWAEQEDDFGHNLIAMGDFNIDRHGDPLWQAFTSTGLTPAPGLLKVPRTLSSSLDTPDLKSFFDQIAWFETVRGRPYLSLKYRQAGGVNFQGVVLKDLNRTELSWRISDHYPLWVEFGL from the coding sequence ATGGCCGAGATCACCGATCCTCCACCCCAAGTCGTTCTGGACGACCTATCGGCGCTGTCGACCGTGCTGGCGCAAATCCCCCCCAAGACCGACGGCGACAATCTGCTGATCGGCACGTGGAACATCCGCGCCTTCGGCAACCTGACCAAGACCTGGGCCAGCCAGCCCGGAGACTCTCCGCGCCGCGACTTCCACGCCTGCGTGCTAATCGCCGAGGTGCTGTCTCGGTTCGACATCGTCGCGATCCAGGAGGTGAAGGCCAATCTTCGCGCCCTGCGCCACACCTTGAAGAGGTTGGGTCCCGACTACGGCTTCGTCATGACCGACGTCACATATGGCCAGCCCGGCAACGGCGAAAGGCTGGCCTATGTCTTCGACACGCGGCGGGTGAAGCTCTCGGGCCTGGCCTGCGAACTGGTGGTGCCCGAGGACATCGACACACCGTTCTCCTCGCCCGCCAACGCTTTTCAGCGTCAGTTCGTCCGCACGCCCTACGCGGTCGGCTTTCAGGCCGGCGAACAGACTGTCGTGCTGGTCACGCTGCATGTGATCTATGGCGCGGCCAGCCAGGATCGCGTCGCCGAACTGACCGGCATCGCCAAGTGGCTGCGCCAGTGGGCCGAACAGGAGGACGACTTCGGCCACAACCTGATCGCCATGGGCGACTTCAACATCGACCGCCACGGAGATCCGTTGTGGCAAGCCTTCACGTCCACGGGTCTCACGCCGGCGCCAGGCTTGCTGAAGGTGCCGCGGACCCTGTCGTCATCGCTGGACACCCCCGATCTAAAGAGCTTCTTCGACCAGATCGCCTGGTTCGAGACCGTGAGGGGCAGGCCCTATTTGTCGCTGAAGTACCGCCAGGCGGGCGGCGTGAACTTTCAGGGCGTGGTGCTGAAAGACCTGAACCGCACCGAGTTGTCCTGGCGGATTTCGGACCATTATCCGCTGTGGGTCGAATTTGGCCTCTAG
- a CDS encoding CocE/NonD family hydrolase encodes MRFVSALRAGLLAAAAASVFAVAAHAQITAMTPDIDGKYVQTKVNYDYDKRVVMVPMRDGTKLYTVIVVPKGGKNLPIMLTRTPYNAAKRAARADSPRMVAAMPQGDEPFVADGGYIRVFQDIRGKYGSEGEYVMTRPLKGPLNSSEVDHSTDAYDTIDWLVKNVPETNGKVGMLGSSYEGFTVVMALVNPHPALKAAAPMSPMVDGWMGDDWFQYGAFRQINFDYFARQTTVRGAGEGVQRQGYDDYSNFLREGSAGDYAKNHGLDKLPWAQKLFAHTAYDSFWSEQALDKTMEKTPLKVPTMWIQGLWDQEDIWGAVHSYPALESKDKNNDMNYLVLGPWRHSQVNYDGYNLGPFKWDGDTALQFRRDVLKPFFDQHLKDAAKADTPPVLIYDPGQNKWNRYASWPQGGTDAKTTKNLYLGANGGLSFTAPAATKGAAAYDEYVSDPAKPVPYVQRPVQFADGDRWKAWLVTDQRHAESRTDVVTYVTEPLKEPLKIAGVPKVNLFASTSGTDSDWVVKLIDIYPDEVPSQTELGGYELPVSMTIFRGRYRESFSQPKALTPNKALKYEFILPTANYTFKPGHRIMVQVQSSWFPLYDRNPQTFVPNIFFAKPSDYVKATQRVFHAGDTASFIELPVVDAK; translated from the coding sequence ATGCGTTTCGTTTCCGCCTTGCGCGCCGGCTTGCTCGCCGCCGCGGCCGCTTCCGTGTTCGCCGTCGCCGCGCACGCCCAGATCACGGCGATGACGCCGGACATCGACGGCAAGTACGTCCAGACCAAGGTCAATTACGACTACGACAAGCGCGTCGTGATGGTGCCGATGCGCGACGGGACCAAGCTCTACACCGTCATCGTCGTGCCCAAGGGCGGCAAGAACCTGCCCATCATGCTGACCCGCACCCCCTACAACGCCGCCAAGCGCGCCGCCCGCGCCGACAGCCCACGCATGGTCGCGGCCATGCCGCAGGGCGACGAGCCGTTCGTGGCCGACGGCGGCTATATCCGCGTCTTCCAGGACATCCGGGGCAAGTACGGCTCGGAGGGCGAGTACGTGATGACGCGCCCGCTGAAGGGGCCGCTGAACAGCTCCGAGGTCGACCACTCCACCGACGCCTACGACACCATCGACTGGCTGGTGAAGAACGTGCCCGAGACCAACGGCAAGGTCGGGATGCTGGGCAGCTCCTACGAGGGCTTCACCGTCGTGATGGCGCTGGTCAATCCGCACCCGGCCCTGAAGGCCGCCGCGCCCATGAGCCCGATGGTCGACGGCTGGATGGGCGACGACTGGTTCCAGTACGGCGCCTTCCGCCAGATCAACTTCGACTACTTCGCTCGCCAGACGACCGTGCGCGGCGCGGGCGAAGGCGTCCAGCGCCAGGGCTATGACGACTATTCCAACTTCCTGCGCGAGGGCTCGGCCGGCGACTACGCCAAGAACCACGGCCTGGACAAGCTGCCCTGGGCCCAGAAGCTGTTCGCCCACACGGCCTATGACAGCTTCTGGAGCGAGCAGGCGCTGGACAAGACCATGGAGAAGACGCCGCTGAAGGTGCCGACCATGTGGATCCAGGGCCTGTGGGACCAGGAGGACATCTGGGGCGCGGTTCACTCGTACCCGGCGCTGGAGTCCAAGGACAAGAACAACGACATGAACTACCTGGTGCTGGGCCCGTGGCGGCACAGCCAGGTGAACTACGACGGCTACAACCTGGGTCCGTTCAAGTGGGACGGCGACACCGCGCTGCAGTTCCGCCGCGACGTGCTGAAACCCTTCTTCGACCAGCACCTGAAGGACGCCGCCAAGGCCGACACCCCGCCGGTCCTGATCTATGACCCCGGCCAGAACAAGTGGAACCGCTACGCCAGCTGGCCGCAAGGCGGCACGGACGCCAAGACGACCAAGAACCTCTATCTCGGCGCCAACGGCGGCCTGTCCTTCACCGCGCCCGCGGCCACGAAGGGCGCGGCGGCCTATGACGAGTATGTCTCGGATCCGGCCAAGCCGGTGCCCTATGTGCAGCGCCCCGTCCAGTTCGCCGACGGCGACCGCTGGAAGGCCTGGCTGGTCACCGATCAGCGCCACGCCGAAAGCCGCACCGACGTCGTGACCTACGTCACCGAGCCGCTGAAAGAGCCGCTGAAGATCGCCGGCGTGCCGAAGGTGAACCTGTTCGCCTCGACCAGCGGCACGGACAGCGACTGGGTGGTGAAACTGATCGACATCTATCCGGACGAGGTTCCCAGCCAGACCGAACTAGGCGGCTACGAGCTGCCGGTGAGCATGACCATCTTCCGCGGCCGCTATCGCGAGAGCTTCAGCCAACCCAAGGCGCTGACGCCGAACAAGGCGCTGAAGTACGAGTTCATCCTTCCGACCGCGAACTACACCTTCAAGCCCGGACACCGCATCATGGTGCAGGTCCAGTCCAGCTGGTTCCCGCTTTACGATCGCAACCCGCAGACCTTCGTGCCGAACATCTTCTTCGCCAAGCCCAGCGACTACGTGAAGGCGACGCAGCGGGTGTTCCACGCCGGCGACACGGCCAGCTTCATCGAGCTGCCGGTGGTCGACGCCAAGTAG